From Salinirubellus salinus, the proteins below share one genomic window:
- a CDS encoding transcription initiation factor IIB — MEGPTRQRERSLETEEQSEEETTGCPECESENLVQSGEGELVCDECGLILEEEHIDRGPEWRAFNHTERQNKSRVGAPTTQTMHDKGLTTQIDWKDKDAYGRSISSEKRSQMHRLRKWQERIRTKDAGERNLQFALSEIDRMASALGVPRSVREVASVIYRRALKEDLIRGRSIEGVATSALYAACRQEGIPRSLDEVAEVARVEQKEIGRTYRYIAQELSLGLEPVDPVQYVPRFCSELGLSEEVEQKTREIIKVTAEKGMLSGKSPTGYAAAAIYAASLLCNEKKTQREVADVAQVTEVTIRNRYQEQIEALGIH; from the coding sequence ATGGAAGGCCCGACACGCCAGCGAGAGCGGAGTCTCGAAACCGAGGAGCAGTCCGAGGAGGAGACGACAGGCTGTCCGGAGTGCGAGTCCGAGAACCTCGTCCAGAGCGGCGAGGGGGAACTCGTATGTGACGAGTGCGGTCTGATCCTGGAGGAGGAACACATCGACCGCGGACCGGAGTGGCGGGCGTTCAACCACACCGAACGACAGAACAAGTCCCGCGTGGGCGCGCCGACCACGCAGACGATGCACGACAAGGGGCTGACCACCCAGATCGACTGGAAGGACAAGGACGCCTACGGCCGCTCCATCTCCTCCGAGAAGCGGTCGCAGATGCACCGTCTCCGCAAGTGGCAGGAGCGCATCCGCACCAAGGACGCCGGCGAACGCAACCTCCAGTTCGCCCTCTCGGAGATCGACCGGATGGCCTCGGCACTCGGTGTGCCCCGATCGGTCCGCGAGGTCGCCTCCGTCATCTACCGGCGCGCGCTGAAGGAGGACCTCATCCGCGGGCGTTCCATCGAGGGCGTCGCCACCTCCGCACTGTACGCGGCCTGCCGGCAGGAGGGCATCCCACGCTCGCTCGACGAGGTGGCCGAGGTGGCCCGCGTCGAGCAGAAGGAGATCGGTCGCACGTATCGCTACATCGCACAGGAACTCTCGCTCGGGCTGGAGCCGGTCGACCCGGTCCAGTACGTCCCGCGGTTCTGTTCGGAACTCGGCCTCTCGGAGGAGGTCGAGCAGAAGACCCGCGAGATCATCAAGGTCACCGCCGAGAAGGGGATGCTGTCGGGCAAGTCCCCCACCGGCTACGCCGCCGCCGCCATCTACGCCGCCTCGCTCCTCTGCAACGAGAAGAAGACCCAGCGCGAGGTCGCCGACGTCGCGCAGGTCACCGAGGTCACCATCCGCAACCGCTACCAGGAGCAGATCGAAGCGCTCGGCATCCACTGA
- a CDS encoding succinic semialdehyde dehydrogenase, whose protein sequence is MTVSESSSDVAVEAVTKEHRTVRGLTGLVTQADEREQMTIEEPYTGDPIGAIPLCDAADVDLAVERAREAQQAWAERAPAERAEVLTRFRKLVLDRREKLMDIVQLETGKARRTAFEEIQVVAMTAGYYSHRAEQFLASEKRKGAIPGATETRVHHHPVGVAGLITPWNFPFELALSDALPALLAGNAVVINPAEQTSHVALYGKRLLEEAGLPADLFQVVTGHGPTIGEPLIKAVDYVGFTGSTATGRIVAEQAGKHLKKASLELGGKNPAIVFEDADFDRAIPGLINGAYSNTGQLCISIERIYVHESRYEEFVDRFVAATEDVELGATYDFGPDVGSLVSKEQLEKVVAHVADAKSRGATVHTGGEARPDVGPYFYEPTVLTDVELDMDLCCEETFGPVVAIYPFSDTEEAIAKANDTDYGLNGSVWTEDAEFGREVAQQIRAGTVNVNDAYGPTYASIDAPMGGMKDSGIGRRHGREGILKYTEAQTVAVQKGQGMAPPDGVPFWLYAKLTTGALRLMDKIPGLR, encoded by the coding sequence ATGACAGTCAGCGAGTCTTCGAGCGACGTCGCGGTCGAGGCCGTCACCAAGGAACACCGGACGGTCCGCGGCCTGACCGGCCTGGTCACGCAGGCGGACGAGCGCGAGCAGATGACCATCGAGGAGCCGTACACGGGCGACCCCATCGGGGCCATCCCGCTCTGTGACGCGGCGGACGTGGACCTCGCCGTCGAGCGAGCGAGGGAGGCACAGCAGGCGTGGGCCGAGCGCGCGCCAGCCGAGCGGGCCGAGGTGCTCACGCGGTTCCGGAAGCTCGTCCTCGACCGCCGCGAGAAACTGATGGACATCGTCCAGCTGGAGACGGGCAAGGCCCGGCGGACGGCGTTCGAGGAGATACAGGTCGTGGCGATGACGGCCGGCTACTACTCCCACCGCGCCGAGCAGTTCCTCGCCAGCGAGAAGCGCAAGGGCGCCATCCCCGGCGCGACGGAGACGCGCGTCCACCACCACCCCGTCGGCGTGGCCGGACTCATCACGCCGTGGAACTTCCCGTTCGAACTCGCGCTCTCGGACGCCCTGCCCGCGCTGCTGGCGGGCAACGCCGTCGTCATCAACCCGGCCGAGCAGACCAGCCACGTCGCGCTCTACGGCAAGCGCCTGCTGGAGGAGGCTGGCCTCCCCGCCGACCTGTTCCAGGTCGTCACCGGCCACGGCCCGACCATCGGCGAGCCGCTCATCAAGGCGGTCGACTACGTCGGCTTCACCGGGTCGACGGCGACGGGCCGTATCGTCGCCGAGCAGGCCGGCAAGCACCTGAAGAAGGCCTCGCTCGAACTGGGCGGCAAGAACCCCGCCATCGTCTTCGAGGACGCGGACTTCGACCGCGCCATCCCCGGCCTGATCAACGGCGCGTACTCGAACACCGGGCAGCTGTGCATCTCCATCGAGCGCATCTACGTCCACGAGTCGCGCTACGAGGAGTTCGTCGACCGGTTCGTCGCCGCCACCGAGGACGTCGAACTCGGCGCGACGTACGACTTCGGCCCGGACGTCGGCTCGCTCGTCTCGAAGGAGCAACTGGAGAAGGTCGTCGCTCACGTCGCGGACGCGAAGTCGCGGGGCGCCACCGTCCACACCGGCGGCGAGGCGCGTCCGGACGTCGGCCCGTACTTCTACGAGCCGACGGTGCTGACCGACGTCGAACTGGACATGGACCTCTGCTGTGAGGAGACGTTCGGGCCGGTCGTCGCCATCTACCCGTTCTCGGACACCGAGGAGGCCATCGCGAAGGCCAACGACACTGACTACGGGCTGAACGGCTCCGTCTGGACCGAGGACGCCGAGTTCGGCCGCGAGGTGGCCCAGCAGATCAGGGCTGGCACCGTCAACGTCAACGACGCCTACGGCCCGACCTACGCCTCCATCGACGCGCCGATGGGCGGAATGAAAGACTCCGGCATCGGCCGGCGCCACGGCCGCGAGGGCATCCTCAAGTACACCGAGGCGCAGACCGTCGCCGTCCAGAAGGGACAGGGGATGGCCCCGCCCGACGGCGTGCCGTTCTGGCTCTACGCGAAACTGACGACGGGAGCACTACGCCTGATGGACAAGATCCCCGGCCTGCGGTAG